In Chrysoperla carnea chromosome 2, inChrCarn1.1, whole genome shotgun sequence, the following proteins share a genomic window:
- the LOC123293492 gene encoding lipase member H-like: MNLIVYGNFLPIEERTILPFIQSYREIIEYKRMFDELDAQDVNNFDDLSWVNKDENDTELLNYQMDEPFSMSDHVGLFLFVKKNPNTPYLLNLENSKNAPININHRTIIIIHGWRCSGNSTEAFEAKNSFIKAGDYNVIVVDYAKYAYLLYPIACKKGSKVGAYIGQVLVSLYEHNKIRLEDIHIFGASLGGHVSGFVGKAVKSLSGKKVGRITGLDPAGPVFEIPVLLEKEKRLYKDDALFTDIIHTGGGALGFRQSLGHADFYPNGGLPVQPGCGNEIFPFMCSHIISGIFYEESITTDKFLATPCSSWQAFKQGQCDGLERVSMGHHLDVTKARGNYYLYTNEISPHALG, from the exons atgaatttaattgtttatg gCAATTTTTTACCGATTGAAGAACGAACAATCCTACCTTTCATTCAATCATATCgagaaataattgaatataaacgTATGTTTGATGAGCTGGATGCACAggatgtaaataattttgatgatttatcgTGGGTGAATAAAGATGAAAATGATACTGAATTGCTAAATTACCAAATGGATGAGCCTTTTTCTATGAGTGATCATGTGGGcttatttttgtttgtgaagAAAAATCCCAATACTccttatttattaaacttggAAAACAGCAAAAATGCAccaattaatattaatcaccgaactataataataatccaTGGATGGAGATGTTCCGGTAACAGTACTGAGGCTTTTGAAGCGAAGAATTCCTTCATCAAAGCTGGTGATTACAATGTTATTGTTGTCGATTATGCAAAATATGCATACTTGTTATATCCTATTGCATGCAAAAAAGGAAGTAAAGTGGGGGCTTACATTGGACAAGTGCTTGTTTCTTTATACGAACATAATAAAATTCGTCTGGAAGATATCCATATATTTGGAGCATCATTAGGCGGACACGTCAGTGGATTTGTTGGGAAAGCGGTCAAATCTCTATCAGGTAAAAAAGTTGGTCGTATTACTGGTCTTGATCCAGCTGGACCCGTTTTTGAAATACCTGTTTTACTTGAAAAGGAAAAACGATTGTATAAAGATGATGCGCTATTTACTGATATAATTCACACTGGCGGTGGAGCTCTTGGTTTTCGACAGTCTCTTGGACATGCTGATTTCTATCCGAATGGTGGATTACCTGTTCAACCTGGTTGTGGAAACGAAATATTCCCAT tTATGTGTAGTCATATAATATCCGGCATATTCTATGAAGAATCTATAACGACCGATAAATTCCTTGCAACGCCATGTTCATCTTGGCAAGCTTTTAAACAAGGACAATGTGATGGATTAGAACGTGTTTCAATGGGACATCATTTAGATGTAACAAAAGCACgaggaaattattatttatacacaaaTGAAATATCACCTCATGCATTAGGTTGA
- the LOC123293467 gene encoding lipase member H-like, translating into MKTIAAISLLCVNLIIYVNSFPIEESTIPQKWIEYKELFDQIDANDLNNFNDLSWVNKDENDSVLFNLQNDEPFAIKDHVGLYLFVKKNPDTAYLLNLENSKEAPINVNHPTKILIHGWLSEGNNTYSIAAKNSFFKTGDYNVIIVDYKKYAFLDYPTACVKARKVGAYIGQVLVSLYEHNKIHLDDIHLFGVSLGGHVSGFVGKTVKEQSGGKVGRITGLDPAGPIFEIPVLLEDKKRLHKDDALFTDIIHTGGGSLGFRKALGHADFFPNSGLPIQPGCGREIFPFGCSHTMACILFHESIHSDKFLATPCSSWKNFKAGKCDGSERVSMGHHLDVTKARGNYYLYTNEISPHALG; encoded by the exons atgaagaCTATAGCAGCAATAAGTTTGTTGTgtgtgaatttaattatttatg TTAATTCTTTTCCAATTGAAGAATCAACAATACCACAAAAGTGGATAGAGTATAAAGAATTGTTTGATCAGATAGATGCCAACgacttgaataattttaatgatttatctTGGGTGAACAAAGACGAAAACGATTCAGtattgtttaatttacaaaacGATGAGCCATTTGCAATAAAAGATCATGttggtttatatttatttgtgaaGAAAAATCCAGATACagcttatttattaaatttagagaATAGTAAAGAAGCGCCAATTAACGTTAATCACCCAACTAAAATATTAATCCATGGATGGTTGTCTGAAGGGAATAACACTTACTCAATTGCCgccaaaaattcattctttaagactggtgattataatgtaattattgttgattataaaaaatatgcatttttggATTATCCTACTGCCTGCGTTAAAGCACGTAAAGTGGGTGCTTATATAGGACAAGTACTTGTATCTTTATACGAACACAATAAAATCCATCTAGACGATATCCACCTTTTTGGAGTATCATTAGGCGGACATGTCAGTGGATTTGTTGGAAAAACTGTGAAAGAACAATCTGGTGGAAAAGTTGGTCGTATAACTGGACTTGATCCTGCTGGACCCATATTTGAAATACCAGTTTTActtgaagataaaaaaagatTACACAAAGATGATGCTTTGTTTACTGATATTATTCACACTGGAGGTGGAAGCCTAGGTTTCCGTAAAGCTCTTGGACATGCTGATTTTTTCCCAAATAGTGGATTACCCATTCAACCTGGGTGTGGCAGAGAAATATTCCCAT TTGGCTGTAGTCATACAATGGCATGTATATTATTCCATGAATCTATACATTCGGATAAATTTCTTGCAACGCCATGTTCgtcttggaaaaattttaaagcagGAAAATGTGATGGATCAGAACGTGTATCAATGGGACATCATTTAGATGTAACAAAAGCGAGaggaaactattatttatatacaaatgaaATATCACCTCATGCCTTAggttaa